TTTTTTGTTATCTTTGGATATTAACGTACGTTTTTATGATAGTTTAAGATATATGGTGGATTTTTCGGCGTGCTGGGGGTAATTTTTTCGGCTATGGCGGCGTATAGTATCTTCCAGCATCGATCGAGAGTATGTGTTTCGAAGAAAATTTGCGCTCGACATGTTCCATGCGATTCTCCCACAAGGAACGACAGTTCAAACTCGAAGGTGTAAAATTTAGTTCATTTGCTTCTAAACATGTTGAACGGTCGGACCGCAATCGCAAACATTTATGGATTTATAGACATGTAATTCGTTTGGACATAActagaagaatttttaaacttaaaacatttaattaaatatgttATGACTCACCAGTGAAAGCGATCACTCGTCTGCCTCAGTGACACTTTGAGAATACCTCTCTTCAAATAAGAGTATTTAGTTGAACAGTTGACAGTACACACTACACACACAAGTAATGATGACAATCTCAAGGTCAAAATCCAAACGCTATTTCTTTATGATCTTGTGAACTTTGTAGCCGACTTAGCGTTGATAAAAAAGTCTAGTCGTCCTACAATAAACATACGCGGTGGACCTCGAGAGGGCGGAAACCTCAAGTACTTTTGTCACGCAACAGCAATCGTATGAAAAAATCCGATTTAAGACTTAAAAAAACGGGAGATGAACACGTAATAGTGCAACTTGGACAATACCTTTAGACAGTGCAAAAATAAGTACAGCTTTGTTTACCCTGTACTAGTTTAACTCGACGGGACCGTTATCGGCAATGATTTTCGCTAGATCAGCATTTCAACAAGTACATTAGAGTGGCCAGTGTTATCGTTTATCCTATCTATCTCGCTGTAAGGCCAGCTTAGTGAGTGAGTAACTAACTAGGTTGACCGAAATCGCTGAGATTAACACATCATTAAAAAACCACTTtagctattttttaaaatgtgtattttgaattttttgtaataaatttaaataaaaaatttcctcaatcaaaaatttgtttgattaaatttggCGCCATCCTTTAAATCGACTATAGACCTGGCAACGTCAGGTGAATATTTCCCAACctcttttcctttgaaaaagagGGGACCACCGGACCAGAGGCCAACAGGCAAAAACAGACGCTTTTGACACACCACGCAGGTACGAAGGGTGGGGCATGAGCCTAATATTAGTGATGTTTTAATTTTCCGTCAAGTGGTTTGATTGCCTCAGATTGATTGGGCTATTTGTGttgttcaaaataaaatcaaagtttATGAAATGAGGGCAATCTTGGTTATCATTTCCTTGTGTTCCTTCTCCTATGCAGGTGAGTCAAATTTGCAATCATGATGTGGTTAGATGTAGCAGTTGTTACATTGCtcagatttttaatttataaattatttatcCATAGATGTTTGTATCTATCCATTGATCAACGAACAAACAAGAATCACAGCCACTTCATCTATGCCTGGTAGAGGTCCAGAGAATGCTAGATTACTGGGTAtgtgttttttgaaaatcaattcacCGTCTTACTAATCCCTATAGAGGTGTTGGTTTCAGGTGCCTGGGCTTTATAGTACGCTTTGGGGTCTTGCTACTCACACTCTtgcttcttgtttctttttaatgaaatatttatttctaggACTCTTTTAAATGCTGAGAATGAGCAAAAATGAGGTCCGCTGGGCCGTAAACATTGCCAAATGGAGGCCTTGTGGTGTTGAGTGGTCAAATGCATTGAGTCTCatccaagaaaaagaacaagaacgaATATGCAGATTCACCTTTAAGAGGGATGCCAAAGCCTCCTTGGTTGGTCGCCTTATGTTACACAAGCTCATCCGTGAAACCCTGAAAATTCCCAATGAAGAGATTCACTTTGAAAGGACAGAGAAAGGGAAACCCTTTCTTCCCAAGTTAGCCCTGCCTTTTCACTTTAACGTATCACATCAAGGTGCCTACACTGTTGTTGCGGCTTCGTCTTCCACTGAGTTGTTGGGGGTAGATGTCATGCGTATCGATGTCGAAAGGTTTGAGGAAGAAGCCAAACTACAGGATTTTTTTTACACGATGAGACGCCAGTTCACCAGCCGAGAGTGGACGAATATCCGTAATGGAGACCGGAAGGAACAACTAAAAAACTTCTATCGACATTGGTGCTTGAAAGAAAGTTATGTCAAAGCCGTAGGGGTTGGCATTGGTATGAACTTGTTAAGTCTCGACTTCAATGTCACCCAACCTTTGACCGGCATTGTCACCTCCACTTTACTTGAAATCAATGGAAAACCTGAAGATTCTTGGAAGTTCGAAGAACAGCTTTTAGATGAAGAACATTGCGTGTGTGTTGCTCTCAAATCAGCCAATAGTGCCCCTCTACCGTTCGAGTCGGTCAAAATAGATGATTTGCTACTGCCTTGCCCAGAATTGCCCATCCATAAACACTGGGCAGCAGATTTTGATGCGAAGGAAGAGGAACCTCAGATCTGGCGATGATTCCCTCACccccttcatttttattttattctctaTCGGGTGGAGGCCTTTTCTTCTGTAGTTGCTTTTTTCCTATACTAACCCAATAAATAAAGTGTCAAGAAAAGAATGTGGAATTGACTTATCAAGATGACTCAATTAGGCGGAAGTGCATGGACGGCGAAAAATCAAGACTTCAGCCAGTATCTTACACTGGATCTAGGCGATATCATGAACGTGACTGGTATAGCTACGCAAGGTCGTAATTCCCCCAAAGAGTTTGTGATGGAATATGGCATCAGCTACGGCTCTAACGGGCTTGACTACGCAGACTACCGTGAAGTGGACGGCAGTACAAAGGTATCCCACCCCTTCAACTATGTGTTTGTGACTAATgcacttgacatttttttaggTTCTACGGATTCATCATTCACTGAATAATCTTCGGTTTTCGAGTTGCTTTTAATccgacagttttttttttaaatcataggTTCATCAGCTTGGCAAGCGGccattaataattattatcaaTCCATAACGGTGCAGCTGGATGGTAGATACAATATATGCGCAGTAGCCACGAAAGGCAGACAAGGGTCCTCCGAATTTGTCTCTGAATACTACGTCTTATCGTCGGAAGACGGATATACTTGGTCAACTTACCAGTCAGATTACGGACAAGATCAGGTCCAGCTTAGCAGTCgattatttgtgtattttttttttttttttttttttattcggttTTTGAAAATCTTTAGTTACTTATtattgccttaatttttttattttttagttacaACCCGACATTATTAGATAGATTCTGCAACCAGTACCAGCATTATTCATCTCGTCTGACCTTGTTTATTTCTCCGTGTTTGCTTGCGTTATTTTATCTGTTGTTGTATTCTTCTGACATCCCGAAACTAACTTTTATTCTAATACTATTCTAGATGTTCAAAGGTAACACGGACGGAGATGGGATCCGGAGAAACCGTTTTGAAACGCCCATCGTCGCACAGTACATCCGCATAAATCCAACGAGATGGAACGATCGTATTTCCATGAGGGTGGAACTTTATGGCTGCCCTTATGTTGCTGACGTACTTTACTTTAATGGCACGGCTCTTCTCACGCGCAATTTGGAAAATGACCCCATCACGTCACGGAGAGACAGCATTCAACTTCGCTTCCGTACCAATCGAGCTGATGGAGTTCTTATTTACAGTCGTGGTAGCCAAGGCGATATTTTTGCCTTACAGCTGGTTAACAATAGAATGCTACTAAACATCGACCTGGGCGCTGGCCTGCTGACCAGCCTTTCAGTTGGCAGCTTGCTCGATGACAATCTTTGGCACGATGTAAGAATCCTCCGTAACCGACGCGAAGTTATTTTTACTGTCGACCGCGTTATGATCCGAGAAAAAGTGAAGGGAGATTACGCTCAACTGGACCTTAACCATAATTTCTATATTGGCGGTGTCCCCAATATGCAAGAAGGCCTCGTCGTGACTCAGAATTTCACCGGTTGCATTGAGAACATGTATTTGAATTACACCAATGTAATCCAGGCCGTCAAGGACTATCGGCATGAAGATTATTACAAATACCAGCGAGTTCAAGCCCTCAGCTCCTGCCCTCAGGAACCTATCGTGCCTATTACTTTCCTGACTGCCAACTCTTATGCCAAATTACCCGGGTACGAAGGCGTTAGTTCCCTGAACTTATCATTAGATTTTCGTACTTTTGAAGAAAATGGACTTCTTGCTTACCATCGTTTCACGTCTCCTGGATTCGTGAAACTATTTATTGAAACCGGAAAAATTAAAGGTAATTGTCTATTGTTACATCTGTAGTAGAATCAAAAGATGTAATAACTAATTTTCTTTGGCTATTGTAGTTGAAATTGCTGCCGAAAATGTGCCCAAAGTTACCCTCGACAACTTCGGAACGGATCTGCTCAATGACGGACGTTGGCACAAAGTTATCATGACACTTTCAACTAATTCCATGGTGTTGAGCGTCGATGGCCGCCCAATGAAAACTGTACGCCTCATGACTTTCCGCACAGGATCGAGCTACTTGATTGGTGGTGGCGTTCCCAGCTCATCTGGTTTCATTGGCTGCATGCGCCAAATCAATGTTGACGGACATTACAAGAGCCCACTGAACTGGAAAGACGAAGAATTCTGCTGTAAGGGTGAAATAGTCTTCGATGCCTGCCAAATGGTTGATCGCTGCAACCCCAATCCTTGCGAGCACAGAGGAGTCTGCAAGCAAACATCCGAAGAATTCTATTGCGATTGCGCCGGAACTGGTTACGCCGGAGCGGTTTGCCACATGTCAGCTAATCCTGTCTCTTGTGAGAGCTTCCGACAATCCGGAGCCAATGCCAGCCCTGTTGATATCAGCATTGATGTTGATGGAAGTGGTCCGCTACGTGCATTCCCTGTCACTTGCGAATTTTTCAGCGACGGCCGAACATACACCTACGTCGGACACAAGAATGATCAAACAACGGTAGTTAACGGCTTTGAAGCGCCTGGTAGCTTCGTTCAAGACATTGCCTACAATGCTGATGTTGACCAAATGGAGATCTTGATGAACCGTTCCTACACCTGTCGCCAGCGTCTCCGCTATGAATGCCGTCGTTCACGTTTGCTCAACTCACCGTCACCGGAAACGCAAGAATTCCGTCCCTACAGTTGGTGGATGTCGAGGCAAAATCAGCGAATGGATTACTGGGCTGGCGCGCTTCCCGGCTCGCGCAAATGCGAATGCGGTATTGACGGAACTTGTGTGGATCGCACCAAATGGTGTAACTGCGATGCTGCGTTGGACACTTGGGCAGCTGACGAAGGAGAAATTTTAGACAAGG
Above is a genomic segment from Daphnia pulicaria isolate SC F1-1A chromosome 8, SC_F0-13Bv2, whole genome shotgun sequence containing:
- the LOC124310865 gene encoding neurexin-4-like isoform X2: MRAILVIISLCSFSYADVCIYPLINEQTRITATSSMPGRGPENARLLGSSAWQAAINNYYQSITVQLDGRYNICAVATKGRQGSSEFVSEYYVLSSEDGYTWSTYQSDYGQDQMFKGNTDGDGIRRNRFETPIVAQYIRINPTRWNDRISMRVELYGCPYVADVLYFNGTALLTRNLENDPITSRRDSIQLRFRTNRADGVLIYSRGSQGDIFALQLVNNRMLLNIDLGAGLLTSLSVGSLLDDNLWHDVRILRNRREVIFTVDRVMIREKVKGDYAQLDLNHNFYIGGVPNMQEGLVVTQNFTGCIENMYLNYTNVIQAVKDYRHEDYYKYQRVQALSSCPQEPIVPITFLTANSYAKLPGYEGVSSLNLSLDFRTFEENGLLAYHRFTSPGFVKLFIETGKIKVEIAAENVPKVTLDNFGTDLLNDGRWHKVIMTLSTNSMVLSVDGRPMKTVRLMTFRTGSSYLIGGGVPSSSGFIGCMRQINVDGHYKSPLNWKDEEFCCKGEIVFDACQMVDRCNPNPCEHRGVCKQTSEEFYCDCAGTGYAGAVCHMSANPVSCESFRQSGANASPVDISIDVDGSGPLRAFPVTCEFFSDGRTYTYVGHKNDQTTVVNGFEAPGSFVQDIAYNADVDQMEILMNRSYTCRQRLRYECRRSRLLNSPSPETQEFRPYSWWMSRQNQRMDYWAGALPGSRKCECGIDGTCVDRTKWCNCDAALDTWAADEGEILDKEYLPVRQLRFGDTGTPLDEKEGKYTLGPLLCEGDVLYDNVVTFRVGDATIDFPTFDMGHSGDLTFEFKTTVQNAVLIHSKGPSDFIKVSISGGDTLQFEYQAGSGARTVTVETSNKLSDNQWHSVSIERNRKEARMIVDGALKSQIREPPGPIRAMLLTSPLVVGATVDYRDGFVGCMRGLMVNGRHLDMRAAALAGLYGIGIGCTGKCDSNPCLNNGTCHEKYDSYHCDCRFTSFKGPICADEIGVNMQSNYMIQYDFAGSYKSTLSEKIRVGFTTTDPKGILMGLYSDISKEYLTLQVSNSGHLRLVFDFGFERREIIFEDQNFATGQFHDVRIRREESGTRVVMEVDSYEPRSITYKINPSADAQFNNIQHLYLGRNKTMAEGFIGCISRVEFDDIYPLKWLFQQNPPPNIMKEPSSISEDFCGIEPVTNPPDVRETRPPPIVDEDKLQEFYPPAHSAILGGILAVLFIALVCMAILIGRYMSRHKGDYVTQEDKGAEYAPDEHFAVMQGATGHQVQQKKEIFI
- the LOC124310865 gene encoding neurexin-4-like isoform X1: MRAILVIISLCSFSYADVCIYPLINEQTRITATSSMPGRGPENARLLGGSAWTAKNQDFSQYLTLDLGDIMNVTGIATQGRNSPKEFVMEYGISYGSNGLDYADYREVDGSTKMFKGNTDGDGIRRNRFETPIVAQYIRINPTRWNDRISMRVELYGCPYVADVLYFNGTALLTRNLENDPITSRRDSIQLRFRTNRADGVLIYSRGSQGDIFALQLVNNRMLLNIDLGAGLLTSLSVGSLLDDNLWHDVRILRNRREVIFTVDRVMIREKVKGDYAQLDLNHNFYIGGVPNMQEGLVVTQNFTGCIENMYLNYTNVIQAVKDYRHEDYYKYQRVQALSSCPQEPIVPITFLTANSYAKLPGYEGVSSLNLSLDFRTFEENGLLAYHRFTSPGFVKLFIETGKIKVEIAAENVPKVTLDNFGTDLLNDGRWHKVIMTLSTNSMVLSVDGRPMKTVRLMTFRTGSSYLIGGGVPSSSGFIGCMRQINVDGHYKSPLNWKDEEFCCKGEIVFDACQMVDRCNPNPCEHRGVCKQTSEEFYCDCAGTGYAGAVCHMSANPVSCESFRQSGANASPVDISIDVDGSGPLRAFPVTCEFFSDGRTYTYVGHKNDQTTVVNGFEAPGSFVQDIAYNADVDQMEILMNRSYTCRQRLRYECRRSRLLNSPSPETQEFRPYSWWMSRQNQRMDYWAGALPGSRKCECGIDGTCVDRTKWCNCDAALDTWAADEGEILDKEYLPVRQLRFGDTGTPLDEKEGKYTLGPLLCEGDVLYDNVVTFRVGDATIDFPTFDMGHSGDLTFEFKTTVQNAVLIHSKGPSDFIKVSISGGDTLQFEYQAGSGARTVTVETSNKLSDNQWHSVSIERNRKEARMIVDGALKSQIREPPGPIRAMLLTSPLVVGATVDYRDGFVGCMRGLMVNGRHLDMRAAALAGLYGIGIGCTGKCDSNPCLNNGTCHEKYDSYHCDCRFTSFKGPICADEIGVNMQSNYMIQYDFAGSYKSTLSEKIRVGFTTTDPKGILMGLYSDISKEYLTLQVSNSGHLRLVFDFGFERREIIFEDQNFATGQFHDVRIRREESGTRVVMEVDSYEPRSITYKINPSADAQFNNIQHLYLGRNKTMAEGFIGCISRVEFDDIYPLKWLFQQNPPPNIMKEPSSISEDFCGIEPVTNPPDVRETRPPPIVDEDKLQEFYPPAHSAILGGILAVLFIALVCMAILIGRYMSRHKGDYVTQEDKGAEYAPDEHFAVMQGATGHQVQQKKEIFI